In one Notolabrus celidotus isolate fNotCel1 chromosome 1, fNotCel1.pri, whole genome shotgun sequence genomic region, the following are encoded:
- the slc5a8l gene encoding LOW QUALITY PROTEIN: sodium-coupled monocarboxylate transporter 1 (The sequence of the model RefSeq protein was modified relative to this genomic sequence to represent the inferred CDS: inserted 5 bases in 5 codons; deleted 5 bases in 5 codons; substituted 1 base at 1 genomic stop codon) — protein sequence MVGTGGPVATFSVWDYVVFAGTIIGAAGIGLFQAIRGRKDSSSAEFLLGGRQMTAVPVAMSLTASFMSGITVIGTPAESYRFGAAFWLFGFSYTIMSFITAEMFVPLFYRLGITSAYEYLELRFSRPIRIIGTTMYIVQTALYTGLVIYAPALALNQITGLDLWGXLVATGAVCILYCTLGGLKAVIWTDVLQMVIMLAGFVAXIARGAVLQGGLTKIWEDAGQGGRLEAFDFDPDPLKRHTFWTIVIGGSIMWVSIYSINQSQVQRYISCKTLGHGQDVSDTAXHCKQSLYVNMVGLWVTVSLAVFSGLVMYSXYKNCDPLKNGDVTTPDQLLPYLVMDILADYPGIPGLFVAAAYSGTLSTVSSSINALVAVTVEDFILPVCKTLTQKQXTWMNMGLSVFFGAVCIGMAGVASSMGSILQAALSIFGMIQWASSCLYLLGMLFSAHQFSGLVGMIVGLVLTLWVGIGGQIYPPTADKTXPLPLSTMGCNNTMDQNYTTIAPWTSPGPTQPDVRPALADSWYSLSYVYLSLLGMLTTMVSGLLVSMITGGCKQEKINPDLFVKKSDLFCFNWCSKSEEPEVKEKDPKDFYIGADNLPYRDLGLMKTDVEKVTKL from the exons ATGGTTGGTACAGGCGGCCCAGTGGCCACTTTCTCTGTGTGGGATTATGTGGTGTTTGCTGGAACTATTATAGGGGCAGCTGGTATCGGGCTTTTCCAGGCGATCAGAGGCCGTAAGGATTCCAGCAGTGCCGAGTTCCTGCTAGGTGGACGACAAATGACAGCTGTGCCAGTTGCCATGTCGCTTACTGCTAGCTTCATGTCTGGCATCACAGTCATTGGTACTCCAGCCGAGTCTTACCGGTTCGGAGCTGCATTCTGGCTCTTCGGCTTCTCCTACACCATCATGTCCTTCATCACTGCTGAGATGTTTGTCCCTCTTTTCTACAGACTGGGGATCACCAGCGCCTACGAG TACCTGGAGTTGCGCTTCAGCCGGCCCATTCGAATAATTGGAACAACC ATGTACATCGTGCAAACG GCTCTGTACACCGGCTTGGTCATCTATGCTCCAGCTCTGGCACTAAATCAGA tcACAGGACTTGATCTGTGGG TGCTGGTGGCTACAGGAGCAGTGTGCATCCTCTACTGCACTTT AGGCGGTCTGAAAGCAGTAATCTGGACCGACGTGCTGCAGATGGTGATCATGCTGGCAGGTTTTGTGG GTATCGCCAGAGGAGCCGTACTCCAGGGAGGCCTGACGAAGATCTGGGAAGATGCGGGCCAAGGAGGCCGACTCGAGGCG TTCGA TTTTGACCCTGATCCCCTCAAGCGACACACTTTCTGGACTATTGTAATCGGTGGCAGCATCATGTGGGTGTCCATCTACTCCATCAACCAGTCCCAGGTGCAGCGCTACATTTCCTGCAAGACTTTGGGACACGGCCAAGATGTGAGTGATACCGCATAGCATTGCAAACA GTCTTTGTACGTCAACATGGTAGGCCTGTGGGTAACCGTGAGTCTGGCTGTGTTTTCTGGCCTTGTCATGTACT ATTACAAGAATTGTGACCCACTTAAAAACGGTGACGTGACCACCCCTGACCAG CTGCTGCCCTACCTTGTGATGGACATTCTGGCGGACTACCCTGGGATCCCTGGCTTGTTTGTGGCTGCTGCATACAGTGGGACTCTGAG CACCGTGTCTTCCAGCATTAACGCC CTCGTTGCTGTCACTGTGGAAGACTTCATCCTTCCTGTGTGCAAAACtctcacacagaaac caacgtGGATGAACATGGGCTTGA GTGTGTTTTTC GGTGCTGTTTGTATCGGGATGGCTGGAGTGGCCTCATCAATGGGAAGCATTCTGCAG GCAGCTCTGTCCATATTTGGAATGATTCAGTGGGCCTCTTCTTGTCTTTACCTATTAGGCATGCTTTTTTCCGCACACCAATTCAGTG GACTTGTGGGAATGATCGTCGGACTAGTTTTGACCCTGTGGGTGGGGATTGGAGGCCAGATTTACCCACCAACTGCTGACAAGA ACCCTCTACCTCTTAGCACCATGGGCTGCAACAACACAATGGATCAGAACTACACAACGATAGCTCCATGGACGAGTCCAGGGCCGACACAA CCCGA TGTCAGACCAGCTCTGGCAGACTCCTGGTACTCTCTTTCCTACGTCTACCTCTCTCTTTTGGGCATGCTGACGACAATGGTGAGTGGCCTGCTTGTGAGCATGATCACAG GTGGATGCAAGCAGGAAAAGATAAACCCTGATCTGTTCGTGAAGAAGAGTGATCTCTTCTGCTTCAACTGGTGTAGTAAATCAGAG GAACCAGAGGTCAAAGAAAAGGATCCTAAAGATTTCTATATAGGAGCTGACAACCTGCCGTACAGAGACTTGGGCCTGATGAAAACAGATGTTGAAAAAGTCACCAAACTCTAA
- the tshba gene encoding LOW QUALITY PROTEIN: thyroid stimulating hormone subunit beta a (The sequence of the model RefSeq protein was modified relative to this genomic sequence to represent the inferred CDS: inserted 1 base in 1 codon; deleted 1 base in 1 codon), with protein MGLTSYSGIKNTAVFTYWLLFLLFRPAVPMCLPTDFTLHVERPECDFCVAINXTICMGFCHSKDSIIGDKFSPPFLEQRGCTYDKVEYRTAVLPGCPIEANPVFTYPVALSCKCDSCRTDTDECAHRASGVGARCTKPVRRLYPYPAQSSYMTPF; from the exons ATGGGTTTGACATCATACAGTGGCATCAagaat ACCGCAGTGTTCACCTACTGGCTCCTGTTTCTGCTGTTCCGCCCAGCTGTGCCCATGTGTCTGCCCACTGACTTCACTCTGCACGTGGAGAGACCAGAGTGTGACTTCTGTGTGGCCATCA ACACCATCTGCATGGGATTCTGCCACTCAAAG GACAGCATCATCGGGGACAAATTCAGCCCCCCCTTCCTTGAA CAAAGAGGATGCACCTACGACAAGGTTGAATACCGAACAGCTGTTCTGCCCGGCTGTCCCATAGAGGCCAACCCTGTCTTCACTTATCCCGTGGCCCTCAGCTGCAAGTGCGATTCCTGCAGGACTGACACCGATGAATGTGCACACAGAGCCAGTGGGGTTGGGGCTCGGTGCACCAAACCAGTCCGACGTCTTTACCCATATCCTGCACAGAGCAGCTACATGACCCCTTTCTGA
- the slc25a55a gene encoding LOW QUALITY PROTEIN: solute carrier family 25 member 55a (The sequence of the model RefSeq protein was modified relative to this genomic sequence to represent the inferred CDS: inserted 1 base in 1 codon; substituted 2 bases at 2 genomic stop codons) — protein MSQQQMNLPAKLINGGIAGIVGVTCVFPIDLAKTRLQNQRPGQQAYKSMMDCLVKTVRSEGYFGMYRGAAVIXPWSLPEKAIKLAANDFFRHTLAKDGRNKGLTVFKEMLAGCGAACVRLXAQPPWKCFKIQLQDAGRLAAQQQKPVMMSPTKLVATNTMLSRSYNSGTVVTAPRSVSATQIAKELFHTHGLQGLYKGLGATLMRDVPFSIVYFPLFANLNRMGKPSPMEASPFYWXFFSGCAAGSTAAVVVNPCDVVKTRLQSMNKGSTEETYNGVMDCVSKIMRKEGPSAFLKGAGCRALVIAPLFGIAQVMYFVGVGEYIMDNVPLGLISP, from the exons ATGTCTCAGCAGCAGATGAA CCTCCCAGCCAAGCTCATTAATGGAGGCATTGCTGGCATTGTTGGCGTTACCTGTGTCTTCCCCATTGACTTGGCAAAGACCAGGTTACAGAATCAGAGACCAGGTCAGCAGGCCTACAAGAGCAT gaTGGACTGCCTTGTCAAAACAGTTCGATCAGAGGGTTACTTTGGAATGTACAGAG GCGCTGCAGTAATTTAACCCTGGTCACTCCCAGAGAAGGCAATAAAGCTTGCTGCTAATGACTTCTTCAGGCACACCCTCGCCAAGGATGGTAGAAAC AAAGGGCTGACCGTGTTCAAAGAGATGCTGGCAGGTTGTGGAGCCGCATGTGTCAGGTTGTAGGCACAACCCCCATGGAAATGCTTCAAGATACAGCTACAGGATGCAGGCAGACTCG CGGCCCAGCAGCAGAAACCTGTCATGATGTCCCCTACCAAGCTGGTGGCCACCAACACCATGCTCAGCCGCTCCTACAACTCTGGCACAGTGGTCACAGCACCACGATCTGTGTCCGCCACACAGATCGCGAAGGAGCTGTTCCACACGCACGGCCTCCAGGGACTCTACAAGGGTCTGGGGGCCACACTCATGAG gGATGTCCCCTTCTCTATCGTGTACTTCCCATTGTTTGCCAACCTGAACCGCATGGGTAAACCAAGTCCTATGGAGGCGTCTCCCTTCTACT GCTTCTTCTCTGGCTGTGCGGCTGGATCCACTGCTGCTGTGGTTGTTAACCCCTGTGATG TTGTGAAGACCAGACTGCAGTCCATGAACAAAGGGTCCACTGAGGAGACGTACAATGGAGTCATGGATTGTGTGAG taAGATAATGAGGAAGGAGGGACCATCTGCTTTCCTGAAAGGCGCTGGCTGTCGAGCTCTGGTCATCGCTCCTCTGTTCGGCATCGCACAGGTTATGTACTTTGTTGGCGTTGGCGAGTACATCATGGACAACGTGCCTCTAGGCCTCATTTCCCCATGA